The region TTATTGTGGATGCATTGCTCAAGTCCTCTTCTCTGTCTTCTTTTTATCATCTGATTTCGTCCTCCTGACAGTCATGGCATATGACCGGTATATTGCCATTTGCAATCCATTAGAGTATGAAATGATAATGAACAGGAAAACTTGTCTGCAAATAATTGCTACTGTATGGACTACTGGTTTTCTGTATTCAGTACTGCACACCGCTGGCACTTTTGCAAGCCCTTTCTGCTCGAACATCgtcaatcagttcttctgtgaaatcccagaGTTACTTAAGCTCACCTGTTCTGACTTATACTTAGTGGAAATGGTTGTTGTTGTGTTGAGTATTTTTGCTGGTTTaggctgctttattttcattgttgtaaCTTATGTGCACATCTTAAATGCAGTGCGGACAATTGGTTCTGTTCAAGGGAGGAAGAAGGCCCGGtcaacttgccttccccacctcactgttgtcttcacattttttttaactgggtCCTTTGCATACCTGAGACCCTCCCCTGACAATCCATCTAATCTAGATATAGCAATGACTATAATGTATTGTGTTATTCCACCCATGTTGAATCcagtgatctacagcatgagaaacagGGAGGTCAGAAATGCTATGGGAAGAGTTTTGGGTTGCTGAATATCAAAAATTGTATTAGATATTTCATCTAAATGTGTGAATTCTGCATGTGTTCAGTTATAATTTTCAGAGAGCTATGGCTTGGGGCATTCTTGTGGCTCCCTGGTATGCTCAACCACCCTGAAGGGAAACAGAAGAGCTGGAAGAGTCTTGAAACGTGGGCTCCCAGGTTGCAGGACTGAGGAGAGGGGGACAGTGGGTGCAAAATTCCCGGGGCCTGGGATTCCAGGGGGCCCGGGCCAtggcaaaacaaactatacactacaaaacaaatttattacaaataaTTTTGGGTTCCTCAATCttagcctatccagggctgcatttccactaaagcaggggtgtccaaacattttggcaggcaggccacatcatctctcagtcactgtgtcaggggctggggaaaaaaattaatttacttttcaaatttgaataaatttacataaatgaatatattagagatggaacttctatgaatgaatgaaggtcttgcaatatctcaaggactataaaaggccttgcacaa is a window of Tiliqua scincoides isolate rTilSci1 chromosome 5, rTilSci1.hap2, whole genome shotgun sequence DNA encoding:
- the LOC136652931 gene encoding olfactory receptor 14C36-like yields the protein MSNKTSVSEFLLLQFSDLWEYQILQFVAFLLLYLGIVSGNLLIIAAVALDHHLHSPMYFLLMNLAIQDIGFVSVFIPKSMANSLMKTRHISYCGCIAQVLFSVFFLSSDFVLLTVMAYDRYIAICNPLEYEMIMNRKTCLQIIATVWTTGFLYSVLHTAGTFASPFCSNIVNQFFCEIPELLKLTCSDLYLVEMVVVVLILVMLS